One Lysinibacillus sp. OF-1 DNA segment encodes these proteins:
- a CDS encoding ATP-binding protein — protein MRKLILISMVIISVVIIGVASQLLKHERTDAPKAVAGVIDLKQYDLHHNTVSLDGEWDFVPDKLLNYSDFDNHHSYLVEVPSQWSKYTLNKENFTTFGSGTYRLKILINNPDDILGIKTGNIRMSNAIYIDEKRIGQSGVPAEESIYVQKNVPYVAYFQPNKNELELLIHVANFDYASGGGIIGSIFIGDQESIGKLRESSLFYDLITIAAFFTMFIYFAGSYLYARLDIEQLYFSLFCFMVGLYSVSHGEKILMSLLPVTYEFLIRIQIISSIGTGIFMLLYFYYALQQFAYEKIVKILCIIGVLLLATVMLPISISSYLQFVYSIYIFMNIFYILYIQIIAIFKRSVGAIYLSLSSMAILIYMVVATLNLNINLEIYSLPPLLPFICLTMLSLYISHRFTDSYLEKGRITSALMRVDKLKDEFLAKTSHEFRTPLHGVIAISQSMLEPQESTTLTMEQKEKISLIFNITEKLSHLVNDILDFSKIKEGELKLRLTNVDLYSVTHVIVEILSYIGNKDVKIYNYIERGKFLLADEDRLRQILYNLIENAVKYTKQGKVEISCYEEHRFLVIEVSDTGRGIAPEHLESIFEPFRQLEDASRGAGLGLNVTKELVQLHGGEITVHSVVGQGTTFYVKLPIEAIKKEQQDKEHRNKIILTKEYSPVTFPHFAGNKVGKKILIADDDHINLKVLIDILEKENYSIIAVDDSQQVFEQLTLHPAIDLLILDIMMPKLSGYEVCQQIRKSYSSAELPILMLTAAIRPEDLIAAFQSGANDFLHKPLDTAELKTRVRNLILLKESAETAIKMETAFLQAQIKPHFIYNVLNSILSLSYLDLDKARTMITDFAAFLRSSFSFENTNSLIALDQELQLIQAYVNIHRMRYPEQLDWEIQMEEPFNILIPPLLLQPLVENALFHGLKNKRNNGRVTMKIAKEQQMINIQIRDNGIGMTQEMLDKILSEEPSVHQSVGIRNIAKRIKKYENATFRIDSVVDEGTTVQINFPLIPDEKR, from the coding sequence ATGAGAAAGCTAATACTTATTTCTATGGTCATTATTAGTGTAGTGATTATTGGTGTGGCGTCACAGTTACTCAAACATGAAAGAACCGACGCTCCTAAAGCTGTTGCTGGCGTAATAGACCTAAAACAATACGATTTGCACCACAATACAGTAAGTTTAGATGGAGAATGGGATTTCGTCCCCGATAAATTGTTGAATTATTCCGATTTCGATAACCATCATTCCTATTTAGTAGAAGTCCCGTCACAATGGTCAAAGTATACGCTCAATAAAGAAAATTTCACCACTTTCGGCAGTGGTACTTATCGATTAAAAATTTTAATCAATAATCCCGATGATATTTTAGGTATCAAAACAGGGAATATTCGTATGTCCAATGCCATTTATATTGATGAAAAGCGTATTGGACAAAGCGGTGTACCTGCTGAAGAGTCAATATATGTACAAAAGAATGTACCCTATGTTGCTTACTTTCAACCTAATAAAAACGAGTTAGAGCTGCTTATACATGTGGCTAATTTTGATTATGCATCAGGTGGAGGAATTATTGGTTCAATTTTCATTGGAGATCAAGAAAGTATTGGAAAATTAAGAGAAAGCTCTCTTTTTTACGATTTGATAACGATTGCTGCTTTTTTTACAATGTTTATTTATTTTGCTGGTTCTTATCTCTATGCGAGACTCGATATCGAACAGCTTTATTTTTCCTTATTTTGTTTCATGGTCGGTTTATATAGCGTCTCCCATGGTGAAAAAATTTTAATGTCGTTACTCCCTGTTACCTATGAGTTCCTGATAAGAATTCAAATTATTTCGAGTATCGGTACAGGTATCTTCATGCTGTTGTATTTTTACTATGCCCTTCAACAATTTGCTTATGAAAAAATTGTAAAAATACTTTGTATAATTGGCGTTTTATTATTAGCTACGGTTATGCTCCCCATATCCATTAGCTCATACTTACAATTTGTGTACTCTATTTATATTTTTATGAATATCTTTTATATCCTTTATATTCAAATCATTGCTATCTTTAAACGATCAGTAGGAGCTATATATTTATCGCTTAGTTCGATGGCTATTCTCATCTATATGGTCGTAGCTACTTTAAATCTGAATATTAATCTAGAAATCTATTCATTACCACCTTTACTTCCTTTTATTTGTTTAACGATGCTTTCTCTTTATATTTCCCATCGTTTTACTGACTCTTATTTAGAGAAAGGACGAATAACAAGTGCTTTAATGCGAGTAGATAAATTAAAAGATGAGTTTCTCGCAAAAACTTCTCATGAATTTCGTACGCCCTTACATGGTGTAATTGCTATTTCTCAGTCCATGCTAGAGCCTCAGGAAAGCACCACATTAACGATGGAACAAAAAGAAAAAATCTCGCTCATCTTTAATATCACAGAAAAGTTATCACATCTTGTTAATGATATATTAGATTTTTCAAAGATAAAAGAAGGTGAACTAAAACTACGTCTTACTAATGTTGATCTATATTCTGTAACCCATGTCATCGTTGAAATATTGTCGTACATCGGCAATAAAGACGTAAAAATTTATAATTATATTGAACGAGGTAAGTTTCTATTAGCTGACGAAGATAGGCTACGTCAAATTCTTTATAATCTAATTGAAAATGCTGTTAAATACACCAAGCAAGGAAAAGTTGAAATTTCATGCTACGAAGAACATAGATTCCTTGTTATTGAAGTAAGTGACACCGGGCGGGGTATTGCGCCAGAACATTTAGAGTCAATCTTTGAACCATTTCGGCAGTTAGAGGATGCAAGTAGAGGTGCAGGTCTAGGCCTAAATGTGACAAAAGAACTTGTGCAGTTGCATGGTGGAGAAATTACTGTTCATTCAGTTGTAGGTCAAGGAACAACTTTCTACGTTAAGCTACCTATTGAAGCAATAAAGAAAGAGCAGCAAGACAAGGAACATAGGAATAAAATTATACTAACTAAAGAATATTCTCCAGTAACCTTTCCTCATTTTGCGGGAAATAAAGTAGGGAAAAAAATTCTAATTGCTGATGATGACCATATTAACCTAAAAGTATTAATCGATATTCTAGAAAAGGAAAATTACTCTATCATTGCTGTAGACGATAGCCAGCAAGTCTTTGAACAATTAACACTGCATCCAGCTATCGATTTATTAATTTTAGATATTATGATGCCTAAGTTGTCTGGCTATGAGGTTTGCCAGCAAATTAGAAAAAGCTATTCTTCTGCGGAGCTACCAATACTAATGCTTACAGCCGCCATTCGTCCCGAGGATTTGATTGCTGCTTTCCAATCCGGAGCGAATGATTTTCTACATAAACCACTAGATACGGCTGAACTAAAGACAAGAGTTCGAAATCTTATTTTGTTAAAAGAATCTGCTGAAACAGCTATTAAAATGGAGACAGCTTTTTTACAAGCACAGATTAAACCTCACTTTATTTACAATGTGTTAAATTCGATTTTATCGCTCAGTTATTTAGATTTAGATAAAGCACGGACAATGATTACCGATTTTGCAGCATTTTTAAGAAGCAGCTTCTCATTCGAAAATACTAATAGCTTAATTGCCTTAGATCAGGAACTCCAGCTTATACAGGCCTATGTCAATATTCATCGAATGAGATATCCAGAGCAGCTCGATTGGGAAATTCAGATGGAGGAACCATTCAATATATTGATTCCTCCTCTACTACTACAGCCTTTAGTTGAAAATGCTCTTTTTCACGGTTTAAAAAACAAACGAAACAATGGTCGAGTGACAATGAAAATAGCAAAAGAACAGCAAATGATAAATATCCAGATTAGAGATAATGGTATTGGCATGACACAAGAAATGTTAGACAAAATTTTATCAGAAGAACCTTCAGTTCATCAGAGCGTTGGGATTCGAAATATTGCCAAACGTATAAAAAAATATGAGAATGCCACCTTCCGTATCGATAGTGTTGTCGATGAAGGAACAACTGTACAAATAAATTTCCCACTAATCCCGGATGAAAAGAGATGA
- a CDS encoding metallophosphoesterase, giving the protein MKKLLYSVCFVVFIVIFLYVNNHWLVVSKHVFESEKVPASFEGLRIVQVSDLHDALFGDNQQRLIAKVKDTNPDYIFITGDVIDSNRYDLKQSLQAVKGLVEIADVYYVLGNHEVATNKVDEIYEALSSLGVHILANESTVLERDGERLAIVGIEDPLMGRSTADMLDIATAYLPNDMFKLLLAHRPEVFNTYVKYHMDLVFSGHAHGGQVRIPGLGGLVAPGQGLFPKYTAGVYEAGSTEMVVSRGLGNSSVPYRIFNLPEIIVMELKKK; this is encoded by the coding sequence TTGAAAAAATTATTATATAGTGTATGCTTTGTTGTGTTTATAGTCATTTTTTTGTACGTAAACAATCACTGGCTAGTCGTAAGTAAGCATGTGTTCGAATCAGAAAAAGTGCCTGCCAGCTTTGAAGGGCTACGCATTGTACAGGTATCGGATTTACATGACGCCCTCTTTGGTGACAATCAGCAAAGACTGATTGCAAAGGTTAAGGATACAAATCCTGACTATATCTTTATCACAGGTGATGTGATAGATAGCAATCGCTACGATTTAAAGCAAAGTCTACAGGCAGTAAAAGGACTAGTTGAAATAGCGGATGTTTATTATGTACTGGGCAACCATGAAGTAGCGACGAATAAGGTTGATGAAATTTATGAGGCGCTGTCATCGTTAGGGGTACATATACTGGCCAATGAATCGACCGTACTAGAGCGCGACGGGGAGCGCTTGGCGATTGTTGGAATTGAGGATCCGTTAATGGGTAGATCCACGGCAGACATGCTAGACATAGCAACAGCTTATTTACCAAACGATATGTTTAAGCTGTTACTGGCACATCGACCTGAGGTGTTTAATACGTATGTAAAGTATCACATGGATTTAGTATTTTCGGGACATGCGCATGGTGGGCAAGTTCGTATTCCTGGACTTGGTGGACTTGTTGCGCCAGGACAGGGGCTGTTTCCAAAATATACAGCTGGTGTCTACGAAGCAGGATCGACTGAAATGGTGGTTAGTCGTGGGCTAGGAAATAGCTCAGTACCATATCGCATTTTTAATCTTCCGGAAATTATTGTGATGGAATTAAAGAAAAAATAA
- the tatC gene encoding twin-arginine translocase subunit TatC, translated as MDPYEDGKRKYLSPLDKPQVELPSPVEALAEIPVVASEEDHVADEPLIPVTSLLEHLSELRKQIIKGLTIFILFFIVVFSTINIWFPFITRGHSLIILGPLEVVKFYMTISTTLAFGLAMPFLVHFLWSFVKPGLKEEESRFLGLYAPIMLVLFLIGIAFGYFVVNPLSYTFLVSIGATNFDVMVSASEYMHFLIMTTVPLGLLFELPIVALFLSAIGVLTAESMKKIRGWSYIAMGVGSAVITPPDFISQLLVLIPMIILYEISIYLVRRTERKQIESTA; from the coding sequence ATGGATCCATATGAAGACGGAAAAAGAAAATATTTAAGCCCCCTTGATAAACCACAAGTTGAGCTTCCATCACCCGTGGAGGCTTTAGCTGAAATACCTGTAGTAGCAAGTGAAGAAGATCATGTAGCAGATGAACCTCTGATACCTGTTACCTCATTATTGGAACATCTTTCTGAGCTGCGTAAGCAAATTATAAAAGGGCTAACAATTTTCATTTTATTTTTTATTGTAGTCTTTTCGACTATAAATATTTGGTTTCCATTCATAACTCGAGGTCATTCTCTCATTATTTTAGGGCCGCTTGAGGTTGTTAAATTTTATATGACTATTTCTACTACTTTAGCATTTGGTCTTGCAATGCCTTTTCTCGTTCATTTTCTGTGGAGCTTTGTAAAGCCTGGCTTAAAGGAAGAGGAAAGTCGATTTTTAGGTCTCTATGCACCGATTATGCTAGTTCTTTTTTTAATAGGAATAGCTTTTGGCTACTTTGTTGTCAATCCACTTAGCTATACCTTCTTAGTAAGTATCGGAGCTACCAATTTCGATGTTATGGTATCAGCTAGTGAATATATGCATTTTTTAATCATGACCACCGTACCGCTCGGTTTATTATTCGAGTTACCCATTGTTGCTCTCTTTTTATCAGCCATTGGTGTACTGACTGCTGAATCCATGAAAAAAATACGAGGCTGGTCTTATATCGCAATGGGCGTAGGTTCTGCTGTTATCACGCCACCCGATTTTATCAGTCAGCTACTCGTATTAATACCTATGATTATTTTGTATGAAATTAGTATCTATCTTGTCAGACGTACAGAACGTAAACAAATTGAAAGCACTGCGTAA
- the tatA gene encoding twin-arginine translocase TatA/TatE family subunit — MGGLGAIGVPGLIIILVIVLIVFGPKKLPEIGGAVGKTFAEFKKSTKGLMDDEDDSEKKVEKKSDAS; from the coding sequence ATGGGAGGTCTTGGAGCAATTGGAGTACCTGGCTTAATCATTATTTTGGTCATTGTATTAATTGTATTTGGTCCGAAGAAATTGCCAGAAATCGGCGGAGCAGTTGGCAAAACGTTTGCAGAATTTAAAAAGTCCACTAAAGGGCTTATGGATGATGAGGACGATTCCGAGAAAAAGGTCGAAAAAAAATCTGATGCTTCGTAG
- a CDS encoding GMC family oxidoreductase: MAKTLPSVDVVTVGVGWTGGIVAAECAKAGLKVVGLERGQKRGTEDYLNVHDEYRYAIRYDLMQNLSKETVSFRNDRNMKALPMRQLGSFLLGEGLGGSGTHWNGMTYRFLPYDFQIKTLTDKRYGPNKLGPDYLIQDWGLTYDQLEPYFDKFEKTAGISGDDKNPFSGKRSNPYPTPPMKKTPMLTQFEKAAQSLKLTPYMVPSANVSEVYKNPDGETINACQYCGFCERFGCEYGAKSSAEITVVPTALKTGNFDLRFNSNVVEILKQGNKATGVRYIDTVSGEEFIQPANAVVLTSYVFNNAKLLMVSDIGERYDPTTGKGTLGRNYCYQILPGAAGFFDEQYNTFMGAGSLGMCIDDFNGDNFDHSDLDFIHGGNIALTQTGTRPIGSNPTPPDTPTWGPEFKKQSIYYYTRSFGIGAQGASMPHKQNYLSLDPTYKDAYGLPLIQLTYNFTEQDRALHKYISARAADIMKEMGAKTIVPNAEITDYNIVPYQTTHNTGGTVMSSTPEQGVVNNYLQHWDVDNLFAVSAGNFAHNSGYNPTGTLGALAYRCAEGVIKYSQSGGSLV, from the coding sequence ATGGCTAAAACATTACCTAGTGTAGACGTTGTAACAGTTGGCGTAGGTTGGACAGGCGGTATCGTTGCTGCTGAATGTGCAAAAGCCGGCTTAAAGGTGGTCGGTTTAGAGCGTGGTCAAAAGCGCGGTACCGAAGATTATTTAAATGTTCACGATGAATACCGTTATGCCATTCGATATGATTTGATGCAAAATCTATCTAAAGAAACGGTAAGCTTTCGAAATGATCGCAATATGAAGGCATTGCCAATGCGACAGCTTGGCTCCTTCCTACTTGGAGAGGGTCTTGGAGGATCAGGAACGCACTGGAATGGTATGACCTATCGATTTTTACCCTATGATTTTCAAATAAAAACATTAACAGATAAACGTTATGGACCAAACAAGCTTGGACCAGATTATCTAATACAGGATTGGGGTTTAACATACGATCAACTGGAGCCCTATTTCGATAAATTTGAAAAAACAGCAGGTATTTCAGGTGATGATAAAAATCCATTTAGCGGCAAGCGTTCAAATCCCTATCCTACACCACCTATGAAAAAAACACCTATGCTTACGCAATTTGAAAAAGCGGCACAAAGCTTAAAGCTAACACCCTATATGGTGCCATCTGCCAACGTATCCGAGGTTTATAAAAATCCTGATGGTGAAACGATCAATGCTTGTCAATATTGTGGTTTCTGTGAACGGTTTGGCTGTGAATATGGCGCAAAATCTTCTGCAGAAATTACAGTCGTCCCTACCGCTTTAAAGACAGGAAACTTTGATTTACGCTTCAATTCCAATGTTGTCGAAATTTTAAAGCAGGGCAATAAGGCTACTGGTGTAAGATATATCGATACTGTGTCGGGAGAAGAATTTATTCAGCCTGCTAATGCGGTTGTATTGACTAGCTATGTCTTTAATAATGCCAAGCTGTTAATGGTCTCAGACATCGGTGAACGATATGATCCTACTACTGGTAAAGGCACACTTGGCAGAAACTATTGCTATCAAATCTTACCTGGTGCTGCGGGGTTCTTCGATGAACAATACAATACATTTATGGGCGCAGGTTCATTAGGCATGTGTATAGACGACTTCAATGGGGATAATTTTGACCATAGTGATTTAGATTTTATTCACGGAGGAAATATTGCTCTTACACAGACAGGTACTCGACCAATCGGTTCCAATCCAACACCACCAGATACGCCTACTTGGGGACCTGAATTTAAAAAGCAGTCTATTTATTACTATACACGCTCATTCGGTATTGGTGCGCAAGGAGCATCTATGCCACATAAGCAAAACTATTTATCACTGGACCCTACCTATAAAGATGCTTATGGCTTGCCATTAATACAATTAACGTACAATTTTACTGAGCAGGATCGTGCACTTCATAAATATATTTCCGCAAGAGCAGCTGACATTATGAAAGAGATGGGTGCAAAAACAATTGTTCCTAACGCTGAAATTACCGACTACAATATCGTACCTTACCAAACAACGCATAACACAGGTGGGACAGTCATGAGTTCAACGCCAGAGCAAGGTGTCGTGAATAATTACCTACAGCATTGGGATGTTGATAATCTGTTCGCGGTAAGTGCAGGCAATTTTGCACACAATAGCGGCTACAATCCAACAGGTACATTAGGAGCACTTGCTTATCGCTGTGCAGAGGGAGTTATTAAATATAGTCAATCAGGCGGTTCTTTAGTGTAA
- a CDS encoding gluconate 2-dehydrogenase subunit 3 family protein, with amino-acid sequence MSSDKNNVSRRDFLKTTGIAAGTLVGGGLIGGLVGYNIQGKGTSTLEHDGHETNEATGSPKAKMFFRNEKDFSILSKATERIFPEDDLGPGAIGLDVPYFIDHQLAGNYGSNSKEYMQAPFDVGAPTQGYQSRLTRAEIFRQGIQKLEDEAQKRYQKSFNDLEGKQMDEILTAFQKGDIEMVGVTSAFFFTLLRAATLEGAYSDPMYGGNRNMDGWRMKGFPGHQMAYITQIEDAKFQKIEPNPLGNH; translated from the coding sequence ATGAGTTCAGACAAAAACAATGTTTCTCGTCGAGACTTTTTGAAAACAACAGGTATTGCTGCTGGTACATTAGTCGGTGGTGGATTAATAGGAGGGCTAGTAGGCTACAACATCCAAGGTAAAGGGACTTCCACTCTGGAGCATGATGGGCATGAAACGAATGAGGCTACTGGTTCGCCTAAGGCTAAGATGTTTTTTAGAAATGAAAAAGATTTTAGTATCTTATCAAAGGCTACAGAGCGTATCTTCCCAGAAGATGATTTAGGGCCCGGCGCTATAGGCTTAGATGTTCCCTATTTTATCGATCATCAACTGGCAGGAAATTATGGGAGTAACTCTAAAGAATATATGCAAGCTCCATTTGACGTAGGTGCCCCTACACAAGGCTATCAAAGTCGTTTAACACGAGCAGAAATTTTCAGGCAGGGCATTCAAAAATTAGAGGACGAAGCTCAAAAGCGTTATCAAAAGAGCTTTAATGATTTAGAAGGTAAACAGATGGATGAAATTTTAACAGCCTTTCAAAAGGGTGACATAGAAATGGTTGGGGTGACATCCGCATTCTTCTTTACACTGCTGCGTGCGGCTACATTAGAGGGTGCCTATTCTGACCCTATGTATGGCGGAAATCGTAATATGGATGGCTGGCGCATGAAAGGCTTCCCTGGCCACCAAATGGCTTATATTACACAAATAGAAGATGCGAAATTCCAAAAAATTGAGCCTAATCCATTAGGCAATCATTAA
- a CDS encoding methyl-accepting chemotaxis protein has product MWIKGIGGKLIIAIIALVFVTCGTLGLSTWINSTNAMNEQVESNLVSRAEDVSQYIEEHFQLTLVEVEAIAEQEAVRSMDFEKQKQYLSKRLANNKNYLGFGIIKADGVAHYLDDTTAELGDRDYVKEGFTGKSVMSEITISRVTGEPVILIVSPITTATGEKALLLARIDGYYLSNIVEDIKVGDSGYAFMLDAQGTIIGHNNHSYVREQNNPIEEAEETGVMTGRALAAKEMITNESGYFSFETEDAGTNLMGYHTLDNGWKMGVIALENEMFSGLSKLKTNFIVTTIIVSILGLFISFAISRSVSRPLRHVLRISEGLSEGDFTQEIPEKYLKRIDEMGTMARALDRMIDNMREMVAKVSQEATAVNEASCDLMGDVTAVTKHSKQIASAISEVDRGAQSQTVMAEESASAMEQMAMGIQNVAEVASAIACNTDFISQKISESNEAVQQSMRRMNEIQEGTTAELTIIHKLERESEEISLISKMITDISDQTNLLALNASIEAARAGEAGKGFAVVADEVRKLSEQTAESATKINVLIESVQSYTLEVVKAAESGEVHVERGLASIEAVGERFEEMVRAVGEIAGQIEEMNASAEQMSANTEEVSASMEEMAATAHAASDYVHEVTDATTEQLNTVETMNGQTEKLSEMAKRLYGAIQKFKY; this is encoded by the coding sequence ATGTGGATAAAAGGTATTGGTGGTAAATTAATTATTGCAATTATTGCTCTTGTTTTTGTAACTTGCGGCACACTTGGACTATCTACTTGGATCAATAGTACGAATGCAATGAATGAGCAAGTGGAATCCAATTTAGTATCTAGAGCAGAGGATGTTTCACAATACATAGAAGAACACTTCCAACTAACACTGGTAGAGGTAGAAGCAATCGCAGAGCAAGAGGCAGTTCGTAGTATGGACTTTGAAAAACAAAAACAATATTTGTCAAAACGCCTTGCTAATAATAAGAACTACTTAGGTTTTGGCATTATAAAAGCTGATGGGGTAGCCCATTATCTAGATGATACAACTGCTGAATTAGGCGATCGTGATTATGTAAAAGAAGGTTTTACTGGCAAGTCTGTCATGTCTGAAATAACGATTAGCCGTGTAACTGGCGAGCCGGTTATTTTAATTGTTTCACCAATTACTACAGCTACAGGTGAAAAAGCACTATTATTGGCTCGTATTGATGGTTATTATTTATCTAATATTGTCGAGGACATTAAGGTTGGAGACAGTGGCTATGCATTTATGCTGGATGCTCAAGGAACGATTATTGGACATAATAATCATTCCTATGTGAGGGAGCAAAATAATCCAATCGAAGAAGCGGAAGAAACAGGTGTTATGACGGGCAGGGCATTAGCTGCAAAAGAAATGATTACCAATGAAAGTGGCTATTTTTCGTTCGAAACAGAGGATGCTGGTACGAACTTAATGGGCTACCATACCCTTGATAATGGTTGGAAAATGGGGGTTATTGCATTAGAAAATGAGATGTTCTCAGGACTTTCTAAGCTTAAGACGAACTTTATTGTCACGACCATCATTGTTTCGATACTAGGACTATTCATCTCATTTGCTATTTCACGTTCGGTCAGTAGACCACTTCGTCATGTGCTTCGTATTAGTGAAGGCTTATCAGAAGGTGACTTTACACAGGAGATCCCTGAGAAGTATTTAAAGCGTATTGATGAGATGGGGACAATGGCGCGTGCATTAGATCGCATGATTGATAATATGCGAGAAATGGTAGCGAAAGTGAGTCAGGAAGCAACTGCAGTGAATGAAGCCTCGTGTGATTTAATGGGAGATGTCACTGCTGTGACAAAGCATTCTAAGCAAATAGCTAGTGCAATCAGTGAAGTAGACAGGGGGGCACAGAGTCAAACCGTGATGGCAGAAGAAAGTGCCTCTGCAATGGAACAAATGGCTATGGGTATACAAAATGTTGCCGAAGTAGCCTCAGCTATTGCCTGCAATACAGATTTTATTTCCCAGAAAATTAGTGAGAGCAATGAAGCTGTCCAGCAATCTATGCGCCGTATGAATGAAATTCAGGAGGGGACAACAGCTGAGCTAACAATTATTCACAAGCTAGAAAGAGAGTCAGAGGAAATTAGTTTAATTTCTAAAATGATTACAGATATTTCTGATCAAACAAATTTATTAGCATTGAATGCCTCCATCGAAGCAGCTCGTGCAGGAGAGGCAGGTAAAGGATTTGCTGTTGTAGCGGATGAAGTTCGCAAGCTTTCGGAGCAGACAGCAGAGTCAGCTACCAAAATTAATGTATTAATTGAAAGCGTTCAATCCTACACATTAGAGGTAGTAAAGGCGGCAGAATCGGGCGAAGTTCATGTTGAACGCGGATTAGCTTCTATTGAGGCAGTTGGTGAACGTTTTGAGGAAATGGTTCGAGCGGTAGGTGAGATAGCAGGTCAAATTGAAGAAATGAACGCTTCAGCTGAACAAATGTCTGCAAATACAGAGGAAGTTTCAGCATCTATGGAAGAAATGGCAGCAACCGCACATGCAGCAAGTGATTATGTGCATGAGGTAACAGATGCAACAACAGAACAGTTGAATACAGTAGAAACGATGAACGGTCAAACTGAAAAACTATCAGAAATGGCGAAACGGTTATATGGAGCCATTCAAAAATTTAAGTATTAA
- a CDS encoding alanyl-tRNA editing protein, with protein sequence MKELLYYQDVMLHEFNANFVSKGMDEAGRHYVVLSNTAFYPTGGGQPHDTGTLNNVDVIDVEKVDDEIRHYIQGDPSTLDGVVRGKINWSRRFDHMQQHAGQHILTAAFIELFNAQTVSFHLGSEQVTIDIAIDTLTEQQLAAAEARANDIILENRPIQTTWITENELVNYNLRKEVAVTGDIRLVIIPDFDYNGCGGTHPTSTGQVSAIKILSTEKMKGNVRVSFVCGQRVLAELAMRKKVLADVARQLSVPEIEAATALTKVLSVQKTTEKALATAKEELLTYEAKALVANSEGVVTAAFHQRTMQELQKIARLIVSDQSDAMTLLVSENEGKLQFVAAKGKNVTKSMKDIAAKALPLINGKGGGSDQMVQGGGDCMISKEELLLAMEKA encoded by the coding sequence ATGAAAGAGCTATTATATTATCAAGACGTTATGTTACACGAGTTTAATGCTAATTTTGTAAGCAAAGGAATGGATGAAGCTGGTCGTCATTATGTTGTCCTATCCAATACCGCATTCTATCCAACTGGTGGCGGACAGCCTCACGATACAGGCACTTTGAATAATGTAGATGTCATAGATGTTGAAAAAGTGGATGATGAAATTCGTCACTATATTCAAGGAGATCCATCAACTTTAGACGGTGTAGTACGTGGCAAAATCAATTGGTCAAGACGATTCGATCATATGCAGCAGCATGCTGGACAACATATTTTAACAGCGGCATTTATAGAGCTTTTTAATGCACAGACTGTAAGCTTTCACCTAGGTAGTGAGCAGGTCACAATTGATATTGCTATAGATACGCTGACTGAACAGCAGCTTGCAGCGGCGGAAGCAAGAGCCAATGACATCATTTTAGAAAATCGTCCAATTCAAACAACATGGATTACAGAAAATGAGCTTGTTAACTATAATCTTCGGAAAGAAGTTGCTGTGACGGGGGACATTCGACTGGTCATTATCCCTGATTTTGATTATAACGGCTGTGGTGGCACTCATCCAACATCCACAGGGCAGGTCAGTGCTATTAAAATACTAAGCACTGAAAAAATGAAAGGCAATGTGCGCGTTTCTTTTGTCTGTGGACAACGTGTTTTAGCCGAGCTTGCCATGCGGAAAAAAGTATTAGCAGATGTTGCTCGACAATTAAGTGTTCCAGAGATTGAGGCTGCTACAGCACTTACAAAAGTTCTATCTGTCCAAAAAACTACGGAGAAAGCACTTGCTACTGCGAAAGAGGAGTTACTAACTTACGAAGCAAAGGCACTGGTGGCTAATAGTGAAGGTGTAGTAACGGCTGCTTTTCATCAACGAACAATGCAGGAGCTACAAAAAATCGCTCGTCTGATTGTCTCTGACCAGTCAGATGCTATGACCTTACTAGTTTCTGAAAATGAAGGCAAACTACAATTTGTTGCAGCAAAAGGTAAAAATGTTACCAAAAGCATGAAAGATATTGCCGCGAAGGCATTACCTCTTATTAATGGTAAGGGCGGCGGAAGTGACCAAATGGTCCAAGGCGGTGGCGATTGTATGATTTCCAAAGAAGAACTACTGCTAGCTATGGAAAAAGCTTAA
- a CDS encoding DUF6509 family protein, translating to MEITQFTMEEILDPTNIIEGKRYEFILDVEIDEEDELYHEAGIEIRVLIGEKGESPFILNYFILEKAEGEYLDFALEDDELEEILTFCKEEIAKL from the coding sequence ATGGAAATTACACAATTCACAATGGAAGAAATTTTAGACCCTACAAATATTATTGAGGGTAAGCGCTATGAATTTATTTTGGATGTAGAAATTGATGAAGAGGACGAATTATATCACGAAGCTGGCATTGAAATTCGTGTCCTCATCGGTGAAAAGGGCGAATCGCCATTTATTTTAAATTACTTCATTCTGGAAAAGGCTGAAGGTGAATACTTAGATTTTGCTTTAGAGGATGATGAACTAGAGGAAATTCTGACATTCTGTAAAGAAGAAATTGCTAAATTATAA